A genomic stretch from Hydrogenimonas urashimensis includes:
- a CDS encoding cation diffusion facilitator family transporter yields the protein MAHHHHHDSMGRNLFITILLNVIITLSQIVGGLYSGSLSLLSDAMHNFSDVLALAVAWVAHRIAARPGSERYTFGFRRAEIIAALFNASVLIGIAFFLIIEAFHKFIHPETIKSGWVIGLGMLSIVLNAASVLLIKNDAHGNMNIKAAYLHLLTDVMTSVAVVAGGMLMYRWQLFWVDPLVSMMIAFYLIYASFDIAKEAVAILMQFAPEGLDLEKVAEAVEKMPGIENIHHIHIWRLDDHDVFLEAHLDFSSNLHLKEVTRTIERVERLLKEKFHIAHVTLQPEYRRNDSKELVVETG from the coding sequence ATGGGGCGCAATCTTTTCATCACGATTTTGCTCAATGTCATCATCACCCTGTCGCAAATCGTGGGCGGACTCTACTCGGGATCGCTCTCGCTTTTGAGTGATGCCATGCACAACTTCAGCGACGTACTGGCGCTCGCGGTGGCCTGGGTCGCCCACCGAATCGCCGCAAGACCCGGGAGCGAGAGGTATACCTTCGGCTTCCGGCGTGCCGAGATCATCGCGGCGCTCTTCAACGCTTCTGTGCTTATCGGCATCGCCTTTTTCCTCATCATCGAAGCGTTCCACAAGTTCATCCATCCCGAGACGATCAAATCGGGCTGGGTCATCGGACTGGGGATGCTCAGTATCGTGCTCAACGCCGCCAGCGTGCTGCTTATCAAAAACGACGCTCATGGCAACATGAATATCAAGGCGGCTTATTTGCACCTTCTAACCGACGTGATGACCTCGGTCGCCGTCGTCGCAGGCGGGATGCTGATGTACCGGTGGCAGCTTTTCTGGGTCGACCCGCTGGTATCGATGATGATCGCCTTCTATCTCATCTACGCTTCCTTCGATATTGCCAAAGAGGCGGTGGCGATTTTGATGCAGTTTGCCCCCGAAGGGCTTGATTTGGAAAAAGTGGCCGAAGCGGTCGAAAAAATGCCGGGCATCGAAAACATCCACCATATCCACATCTGGCGATTGGACGACCACGATGTGTTTCTGGAAGCGCACCTCGATTTTTCGAGCAATTTGCACCTCAAAGAGGTGACCCGAACCATCGAACGGGTGGAACGGTTGCTGAAAGAGAAGTTCCACATCGCCCATGTCACGCTGCAGCCGGAATATCGGCGGAATGACAGCAAGGAGTTGGTCGTTGAAACCGGGTAG